TTTGTTGGGCAGCACTCAACCAGCCAAAGTCTCACACCTGGTTTAAGATATCCATGTCCACGGAGTATGCCAATGTAAGAATCTTCTATTCttccatatatgtataaacacattttaaaggATGCCAGAGCcgttttgtttttgatatcGAAACTAATATTTTGCGGCATATTTCCCAGAAAAACTAAAATACGAAGAATTGTGACAAGTCATAAATAAGTTCAACTTTAAAATGATGCAAGAGCCTTTTTAGCTCTCGGCGATAGTCAGATTTGGCATCGAAACTAGTATTTTGTGGCAAAATTCCAGCAAAACTGTACTACGAAGATTTTGTGCATTTGATAAGTTATAGCAATGTATGCGACTAAGTGCACGTCAAATTTTGGAGAattcattttgtatttctaaCCCAAATTAACTGATTGAAGAAATGCTATATAAATGCTTTTTACCTACATCAAATAAGGAGGGAGTAACATTTCCTACCAGCCTCTCTCGTATGGCAGGCTTAACCTGGATGATTCATCTCTGAGTAAATCGATATTGTTTCGTTCTTATTTTGTACTCGTTGTATCGATTTGTACTCAGATTCCATTATTATGGTGATATTATCTGTTGTTTTGTATTGAAAGGTTTAGAACGGATACGTTAATGAACCTCTATTTATGATAAATGTCAGCTTGTCGAGATAATCTATTTCgatttgacatatatacatctaaGTACCATATTGCCATTTGAAAGTCGACATGTTTAGATAATATTTTAACTTAATACAATTTAGTcgtaaaacaaaaatgtgaaGAATGTCAGCTCGTGTGAATTTTTTATGATTGTTTTTGGATTCCTAATATTTACACCTGCATAACCTTAGCTAATCTCCCAGTAAGGTCAAATATCCGAAACACCTTCGGACTAGATGTAGTTGCAacaaatctatttatttatttatctggATTGTCTCATCtattcttttatttgtttgtttatttatctatatatatattttttttggcggtggggggggggggggggggggggggggtccaatTTATACTAAGCTGAAGTGAAACTTATTTGAAGTTCAACTATGGCGTATGGCGAGCTTTTGTTTAAGTGAGGGAATTATGAAGTGTTACTATCAAGCAGCATTTACGATGGAGGGTTCATATCATAACCAAATAAACGAAAGTCCATCATAAACATTTGCTGAACACGTCGGATAGTTTCTTTTCCTACAGTTTGGTATGCAGATACCAAGGCAGCACGCCGTTGTAACGCCCTTCGTTTGCTCGATACAGGGCGCTTTGTCATCGCGTCAGTTATCCGGTTAATGACaacattttctttcaaattcgttTCCTTTTTGAAAAATTCCCATGGAAATGTACTTTGTGTATGTAGATAGCCCTGTATCTGAAGGGATTGCCATAGTCGATATACATATACTATTCGATCCGGACAAATGTTTCTTCGCGCTTTCTTCCCACGGCCCGATTCTGCTAGTATTGCTCTAATATTCTTGTTCATTTCTTGTCCATCGAAAATTTCCCTAAAAGATGTTTTCTCAGTATCGGAAATTTTTAAATGGTCCACAATGTATTTGGCATCAACCGCCAAAGTCTCCGTGTAAGAAACTGCTTGGTAGGCTACATTGCACGCATCACATAACAGATAGACTGGCGACCAATGTCGATTAATCTTGTCTCCGTTAAAAGCTTGTTCGGTAATAGTATCAAGGAATTCCGAGAAACTTGTATTATATCCACATGCGAATCCGTTTACGGAATAAGGAACACGAAagtttttgtttcgttttagaTGTGTGTTTCTTTCAAGTAAAAATATCTTATCTATAAAACCTGAAAACAGCCTTGAGTACGGTTCACGTGAAATGATTATATTCAACGTGGAGCCTATTGCTGGCTGGTGGGACCCCATGTTGTTACCTATGTTGTGCAAAGAGAATCTCGGCATCGAGAAAACCTTTTCTGCCGATTTTCTCTTTTCCAAAATCACATACACGATTGTCCAGAATGTACTGCCAGCCTTTGGCACCTTACAGACGGAGAAACCAGCTCGGTCAGAATTGTAATACCGCTGTGTCACTTGTTTAGATGTTAGCTTGTACCCGTCCGTTCCTGATGCACAGCCCCGCTGTAATGTAGCCAATCTAGTTTTCCAAGGTTCGGAAGTAAACGCTGCTCTGTTGTTTGGCTGAACCGCACCTGGAAATTGATCCtcaattaatttgtatttttacaGTTTATTTCTGAAATACCATAACGAACATGTATAATGTAAGACTAAGACAGATGACAAAATATGAAGGGAAAATAGATTTGCATGGCGACCCTTGAACAAGTGAAAGGAGACCATGTAATCCGGGAGGGAAGCGTCGTTAGCGTCATCGACGACACCAACGGTAAAAAAATCTAGGTCAGATTTGAGTTCATTCATTCACTTCCACAATTGTTTTTTTGTGATGATCATATTGTAGGTGTACAGTTtagatatgtaatgttgtaccttgttgtacagttttagatgtgtaatgttgtaccttgttgtacagctttagatatgtaatgttgtaccttgttgtacagctttagatatgtaatgttgtaccttgttgtacagttttagatatctaatgttgtaccttgttgtacagCTTTAGATATCtaatgttgtaccttgttgtacagttttagatatctaatgttgtaccttgttgtacagttttagatatctaatgttgtaccttgttgtacagtttagatatgtaatgttgtaccttgttgtacagttttagatatgtgatgttgtaccttgttgtacagttttagatatgtaatgttgtaccttgttgtacagttttagatatctaatgttgtaccttgttgtacagtttagatatgtaatgttgtaccttgttgtgcagctttagatatgtaatgttgtaccttgttgtacagtttagatatgtgatgttgtaccttgttgtgCAGCTTTAGATATCtaatgttgtaccttgttgtacagtttagatatctaatgttgtaccttgttgtacagttttagatatctaatgttgtaccttgttgtacagCTTTAGATATCtaatgttgtaccttgttgtacagctttagatatgtaatgttgtaccttgttgtacagttttagatatctaatgttgtaccttgttgtacagctttagatatgtaatgttgtaccttgttgtacagttttagatatctaatgttgtaccttgttgtacacctttagatatgtaatgttgtaccttgttgtacagtttagatatgtaatgttgtaccttgttgtacagttttagatatgtaatgttgtaccttgttgtacagttttagatatgtgatgttgtaccttgttgtacagTTTTAGATATGTGATGTTGTACAGCTTTGGATTGGTTCAATTGGATCAGCTCCTCACGTTGTTGATATGTACCTTaaacatacagaaaaaaaacatcacgaGGTTAACATTTATGAGAATGGTAATACTTGATTTAGCAATGGTTGGCATGTATTAGAGTAACGTATCCGTGAACTGTCAGACCGAATTGCATAGTCTTAGTAATATTTgtaactgaaataaaatattattaaatacattttgtgaTATCGTATGAATATCAATGCATAATAACTTgaaatattggcatttttttgtaacttgtaCAGATCTAGATATGCGATGTACCTTGTAGTACAGCattagatatgtaatgttgtaccttgttgtacagTTTAGATATCTAATGTTGTACCGTGTTGTACAGTTTTAGATATCtaatgttgtaccttgttgtacagttttagatatctaatgttgtaccttgttgtacagTTTAGATATCTAATGTTGTACCTTGATGTACcgttttagatatgtaatgttgtaccttgttgtacagcttaagatatgtaatgttgtaccttgttgtacagctttagatatgtaatgttgtaccttgttgtacagttttagatatgtaatgttgtaccttgtaCAGTTTTAGATGtgtaatgttgtaccttgttgtacagctttagatatgtaatgttgtaccttgttgtacgGCTTTAGATATCtaatgttgtaccttgttgtacagttttagatatctaatgttgtaccttgttgtacagCTTTAGATATCtaatgttgtaccttgttgtacagCTTTAGATATCtaatgttgtaccttgttgtacagtttagatatgtaatgttgtaccttgttgtgcagctttagatatgtaatgttgtaccttgttgtacagtttagatatgtgatgttgtaccttgttgtgcagctttagatatgtaatgttgtaccttgttgtacagttttatatatctaatgCTGTACCTTTGTTGTACAGTTTTAGATATGTgatgttgtaccttgttgtacagttttagatatctaatgttgtaccttgttgtacagctttagatatgtaatgttgtaccttgttgtacagtttagatatgtaatgttgtaccttgttgtacagttttagatatctaatgttgtaccttgttgtacagttttagatatctaatgttgtaccttgttgtacagttttagatatctaatgttgtaccttgttgtatAGTTTAGATATCTAATGTTGTACCTTGATGTACcgttttagatatgtaatgttgtaccttgttgtacagcttaagatatgtaatgttgtaccttgttgtacagctttagatatgtaatgttgtaccttgttgtacagttttagatatgtaatgttgtaccttgtaCAGTTTTAGATGtgtaatgttgtaccttgttgtacagctttagatatgtaatgttgtaccttgttgtacgGCTTTAGATATCtaatgttgtaccttgttgtacagttttagatatctaatgttgtaccttgttgtacagCTTTAGATATCtaatgttgtaccttgttgtacagCTTTAGATATCtaatgttgtaccttgttgtacagtttagatatgtaatgttgtaccttgttgtgcagctttagatatgtaatgttgtaccttgttgtacagtttagatatgtgatgttgtaccttgttgtgcagctttagatatgtaatgttgtaccttgttgtacagTTTTAGATATGCAATGTTGTATCTTGTAGTACAGCattagatatgtaatgttgtaccttgttgtacagttttagatatgtaat
This genomic stretch from Pecten maximus chromosome 16, xPecMax1.1, whole genome shotgun sequence harbors:
- the LOC117345334 gene encoding uncharacterized protein LOC117345334; the encoded protein is MDSRTSMLDCRFQKIRWIRILLLLTMLSLIGVNVHHVFTGTYQQREVMIKLNQSKAVQHHISKTVQQGTYQQREELIQLNQSKAVQHHISKTVQQGTYQQREELIQLNQSKAVQHHISKTVQQGAVQPNNRAAFTSEPWKTRLATLQRGCASGTDGYKLTSKQVTQRYYNSDRAGFSVCKVPKAGSTFWTIVYVILEKRKSAEKVFSMPRFSLHNIGNNMGSHQPAIGSTLNIIISREPYSRLFSGFIDKIFLLERNTHLKRNKNFRVPYSVNGFACGYNTSFSEFLDTITEQAFNGDKINRHWSPVYLLCDACNVAYQAVSYTETLAVDAKYIVDHLKISDTEKTSFREIFDGQEMNKNIRAILAESGRGKKARRNICPDRIVYVYRLWQSLQIQGYLHTQSTFPWEFFKKETNLKENVVINRITDAMTKRPVSSKRRALQRRAALVSAYQTVGKETIRRVQQMFMMDFRLFGYDMNPPS